A genomic stretch from Pithys albifrons albifrons isolate INPA30051 chromosome 28, PitAlb_v1, whole genome shotgun sequence includes:
- the USP49 gene encoding ubiquitin carboxyl-terminal hydrolase 49 isoform X2 gives MDRCKHVGRLRLAQDHSILNPQKWQCVDCQSTESLWACLKCSHVACGRYLEEHALRHFQETRHPLAMEVHDLYVFCYLCQDYVLNDNPEGDLKLLRSALCAIQGQGQGPSGRGGRTLRSMAPAEDTCGRRGSAHGQSQMLTALWHRRQALLARALHTWFDRSSRGQLKLKQKKQMEELEKKKEAARQRRQEMKRQLLEELANTPPRKSARLLSHVHRENLIPRKFREVATSPTSRQVQSSRFKQFYSIRRQPLMTPGVTGLRNLGNTCYMNSILQVLSHLQKFRECFLTLDLCETEELLAKTVNGRARIPGKLANGSAANESGKTDRVGSSGTQSSPAGLNGSSSISRSLELIQPKEPSSKHISLCHELHTLFRVMWSGKWALVSPFAMLHSVWSLIPAFRGYDQQDAQEFLCELLDKVQQELESEGTKRRILIPFSQRKLTKQVLKVVNTIFHGQLLSQVTCITCNYKSNTVEPFWDLSLEFPERYHSLEKGIVPVQQAECLLTEMLAKFTETEALEGRIYACDQCNSKRRKSSPKPLVLSEAKKQLLIYRLPQVLRLHLKRFRWSEHNHREKIGVHVLFEQGSGFTAMTPN, from the exons ATGGATAGATGCAAACATGTGGGGCGGCTACGACTCGCCCAGGACCACTCGATCCTGAACCCCCAGAAGTGGCAGTGCGTGGACTGCCAGAGCACCGAGTCGCTCTGGGCCTGCCTCAAGTGCTCGCACGTGGCCTGCGGGCGGTACCTGGAGGAGCACGCGCTGAGGCACTTCCAGGAGACGCGGCACCCCCTGGCCATGGAGGTGCACGACCTGTACGTGTTCTGCTACCTCTGCCAGGACTATGTGCTGAACGACAACCCCGAGGGGGACCTCAAGCTGCTGAGGAGCGCCCTGTGTGCGatccaggggcaggggcagggccccTCGGGGCGCGGTGGCCGGACCCTGCGCTCCATGGCGCCGGCGGAGGACACGTGCGGCCGCCGCGGCAGCGCCCACGGGCAGTCCCAGATGCTCACGGCGCTCTGGCACCGGCGCCAGGCCCTGCTGGCGAGGGCACTGCACACCTGGTTCGACAGGAGCTCTCGGGGGCAGCTGaaactgaagcagaagaaacaaatggaggagctggagaagaagaaggaggcgGCTCGGCAGCGGCGGCAGGAGATGAagaggcagctcctggaggagcTGGCAAACACTCCCCCCAGGAAGAGCGCGAGGCTGTTGTCTCATGTGCACAGAGAGAACTTGATTCCAAGGAAATTCAGGGAGGTGGCCACCTCCCCTACCTCAAGgcaggtgcagagcagcaggttcAAACAGTTCTACTCCATCCGGCGCCAGCCCCTGATGACTCCGGGGGTCACGGGGCTGAGGAACCTGGGCAACACGTGCTACATGAACTCCATTCTGCAAGTGCTGAGTCACCTCCAGAAGTTCAGAGAATGTTTTTTGACACTTGATCTCTGTGAGACAGAAGAACTCTTGGCTAAAACTGTGAACGGGAGGGCCAGGATCCCTGGCAAACTGGCAAATGGGTCTGCTGCTAATGAGTCAGGGAAGACTGACAGAGTGGGATCATCCGGCACGCAGAGCTCGCCAGCTGGCTTAAATGGGAGCTCCTCCATAAGCCGGAGTTTAGAACTGATCCAGCCCAAGGAGCCGAGCTCAAAGCACATCTCCCTCTGCCACGAACTGCACACCCTCTTCAGAGTGATGTGGTCTGGCAAGTGGGCCCTGGTGTCCCCCTTTGCCATGCTGCACTCCGTGTGGAGCCTGATCCCGGCCTTCCGGGGCTACGATCAGCAGGACGCTCAGGAATTCCTCTGCGAGCTGCTGGATAAAgtccagcaggagctggagtcGGAAGGAACCAAGCGCAGGATCCTCATCCCCTTCTCGCAGAGGAAGCTCACCAAGCAGGTCCTCAAGGTGGTCAACACCATTTTCCATGGGCAGTTGCTCAGTCAG GTCACCTGCATAACATGCAACTACAAATCCAACACCGTGGAGCCCTTCTGGGACCTTTCCCTGGAATTCCCGGAGCGCTACCACTCCCTGGAGAAGGGCATTGTGCCAGTGCAGCAGGCAGAGTGCCTGCTGACCGAGATGCTGGCCAAGTTCACCGAGACCGAGGCGCTGGAGGGCAGGATCTACGCCTGCGACCAGTGCAACA gCAAACGGCGAAAGTCTTCTCCTAAACCTCTTGTTCTGAGTGAAGCTAAAAAGCAGTTGCTGATCTACAGACTACCTCAGGTCCTCCGGCTGCACCTTAAACGCTTCAG GTGGTCTGAGCACAATCACCGCGAGAAGATCGGGGTCCATGTCCTCTTTGAGCAG GGTTCTGGGTTCACTGCAATGACTCCAAACTGA
- the MED20 gene encoding mediator of RNA polymerase II transcription subunit 20 isoform X2 has protein sequence MYVMHNSEYPLSCFALFENGPCLVADANFDTLMVKLKGFFQNAKANKIESRGTRYQYCDFLVKLGTVTMGPSARGISVEVEYCPCVIANDCWNLLMEFMQSFMGSHTPGIPSVFGAKHDSVYSPGDTMVQYMELFNKIRKQQQVPVAGIR, from the exons ATGTACGTGATGCACAACTCCGAGTACCCCCTGAGCTGCTTCGCCCTCTTCGAGAACGGGCCCTGCCTCGTGGCCGACGCCAACTTTGACACCCTGATGGTGAAGCTCAAGGGCTTCTTCCAGAACGCCAAGGCCAACAAGATCGAGAGCCGCGGCACCCGCTACCAGTACTGCGACTTCCTGGTGAAGCTGGGCACCGTCACCATGGGGCCCAGCGCCCGCGGCATCTCCGTGGAG GTGGAATATTGTCCCTGTGTGATCGCCAATGACTGCTGGAACCTGCTGATGGAGTTCATGCAGAGCTTCATGGGCAGCCACACGCCCGGGATCCCGTCGGTGTTCGGGGCCAAGCACGACAGCGTGTACAGCCCCGGGGACACCATGGTGCAGTACATGGAGCTCTTCAACAAGATCcgcaagcagcagcaggtgccTGTGGCTGGGATCAGGTGA
- the USP49 gene encoding ubiquitin carboxyl-terminal hydrolase 49 isoform X1: MDRCKHVGRLRLAQDHSILNPQKWQCVDCQSTESLWACLKCSHVACGRYLEEHALRHFQETRHPLAMEVHDLYVFCYLCQDYVLNDNPEGDLKLLRSALCAIQGQGQGPSGRGGRTLRSMAPAEDTCGRRGSAHGQSQMLTALWHRRQALLARALHTWFDRSSRGQLKLKQKKQMEELEKKKEAARQRRQEMKRQLLEELANTPPRKSARLLSHVHRENLIPRKFREVATSPTSRQVQSSRFKQFYSIRRQPLMTPGVTGLRNLGNTCYMNSILQVLSHLQKFRECFLTLDLCETEELLAKTVNGRARIPGKLANGSAANESGKTDRVGSSGTQSSPAGLNGSSSISRSLELIQPKEPSSKHISLCHELHTLFRVMWSGKWALVSPFAMLHSVWSLIPAFRGYDQQDAQEFLCELLDKVQQELESEGTKRRILIPFSQRKLTKQVLKVVNTIFHGQLLSQVTCITCNYKSNTVEPFWDLSLEFPERYHSLEKGIVPVQQAECLLTEMLAKFTETEALEGRIYACDQCNSKRRKSSPKPLVLSEAKKQLLIYRLPQVLRLHLKRFRWSEHNHREKIGVHVLFEQVLNMEPYCCRDSLSSLDKETLVYDLSAVVMHHGKGFGSGHYTAYCYNTEGGFWVHCNDSKLNVCSVEEVCKTQAYILFYTQRTVQDEAGISEKQLQAQVPPKSSDKDRRLTFP, from the exons ATGGATAGATGCAAACATGTGGGGCGGCTACGACTCGCCCAGGACCACTCGATCCTGAACCCCCAGAAGTGGCAGTGCGTGGACTGCCAGAGCACCGAGTCGCTCTGGGCCTGCCTCAAGTGCTCGCACGTGGCCTGCGGGCGGTACCTGGAGGAGCACGCGCTGAGGCACTTCCAGGAGACGCGGCACCCCCTGGCCATGGAGGTGCACGACCTGTACGTGTTCTGCTACCTCTGCCAGGACTATGTGCTGAACGACAACCCCGAGGGGGACCTCAAGCTGCTGAGGAGCGCCCTGTGTGCGatccaggggcaggggcagggccccTCGGGGCGCGGTGGCCGGACCCTGCGCTCCATGGCGCCGGCGGAGGACACGTGCGGCCGCCGCGGCAGCGCCCACGGGCAGTCCCAGATGCTCACGGCGCTCTGGCACCGGCGCCAGGCCCTGCTGGCGAGGGCACTGCACACCTGGTTCGACAGGAGCTCTCGGGGGCAGCTGaaactgaagcagaagaaacaaatggaggagctggagaagaagaaggaggcgGCTCGGCAGCGGCGGCAGGAGATGAagaggcagctcctggaggagcTGGCAAACACTCCCCCCAGGAAGAGCGCGAGGCTGTTGTCTCATGTGCACAGAGAGAACTTGATTCCAAGGAAATTCAGGGAGGTGGCCACCTCCCCTACCTCAAGgcaggtgcagagcagcaggttcAAACAGTTCTACTCCATCCGGCGCCAGCCCCTGATGACTCCGGGGGTCACGGGGCTGAGGAACCTGGGCAACACGTGCTACATGAACTCCATTCTGCAAGTGCTGAGTCACCTCCAGAAGTTCAGAGAATGTTTTTTGACACTTGATCTCTGTGAGACAGAAGAACTCTTGGCTAAAACTGTGAACGGGAGGGCCAGGATCCCTGGCAAACTGGCAAATGGGTCTGCTGCTAATGAGTCAGGGAAGACTGACAGAGTGGGATCATCCGGCACGCAGAGCTCGCCAGCTGGCTTAAATGGGAGCTCCTCCATAAGCCGGAGTTTAGAACTGATCCAGCCCAAGGAGCCGAGCTCAAAGCACATCTCCCTCTGCCACGAACTGCACACCCTCTTCAGAGTGATGTGGTCTGGCAAGTGGGCCCTGGTGTCCCCCTTTGCCATGCTGCACTCCGTGTGGAGCCTGATCCCGGCCTTCCGGGGCTACGATCAGCAGGACGCTCAGGAATTCCTCTGCGAGCTGCTGGATAAAgtccagcaggagctggagtcGGAAGGAACCAAGCGCAGGATCCTCATCCCCTTCTCGCAGAGGAAGCTCACCAAGCAGGTCCTCAAGGTGGTCAACACCATTTTCCATGGGCAGTTGCTCAGTCAG GTCACCTGCATAACATGCAACTACAAATCCAACACCGTGGAGCCCTTCTGGGACCTTTCCCTGGAATTCCCGGAGCGCTACCACTCCCTGGAGAAGGGCATTGTGCCAGTGCAGCAGGCAGAGTGCCTGCTGACCGAGATGCTGGCCAAGTTCACCGAGACCGAGGCGCTGGAGGGCAGGATCTACGCCTGCGACCAGTGCAACA gCAAACGGCGAAAGTCTTCTCCTAAACCTCTTGTTCTGAGTGAAGCTAAAAAGCAGTTGCTGATCTACAGACTACCTCAGGTCCTCCGGCTGCACCTTAAACGCTTCAG GTGGTCTGAGCACAATCACCGCGAGAAGATCGGGGTCCATGTCCTCTTTGAGCAGGTATTAAACATGGAACCTTACTGCTGCAGGGactctctctcctctcttgaCAAAGAGACCCTTGTCTATGACCTCTCGGCTGTGGTGATGCATCACGGGAAGGGGTTTGGCTCAGGACACTACACAGCATATTGCTACAACACAGAGGGAG GGTTCTGGGTTCACTGCAATGACTCCAAACTGAATGTATGTAGCGTGGAGGAGGTGTGCAAGACCCAGGCCTACATCCTCTTTTACACTCAAAGAACAGTGCAGGACGAAGCAGGAATCTCAGAAAAACAACTCCAAGCTCAGGTGCCACCCAAAAGCAGTGACAAGGACAGAAGACTGACATTCCCATGA
- the TOMM6 gene encoding mitochondrial import receptor subunit TOM6 homolog, whose protein sequence is MAAAGPGPGAAAPAAPARGIRAWLRSAFRFATDRNDFRRNLLVNLGLFAAGVWVARNLTDIDLMAPQPLP, encoded by the exons ATGGCGGCGGCGGGTCCGGGCCCGGGCGCGGCGGCTCCGGCGGCTCCGGCCCGGGGGATCCGAGCGTGGCTCCGCAGCGCCTTCCGCTTCGCCACCGACAGGAATGACTTCCGCAG GAACCTGCTGGTGAACCTGGGGCTCTTCGCTGCCGGCGTGTGGGTGGCTCGGAACCTGACAGACATCGACCTGATGGCGCCGCAGCCCCTCCCGTAG
- the LOC139683435 gene encoding basic proline-rich protein-like isoform X2, producing the protein MAASAKRILHLRGPLSTPGQGPGEPLGRMFPPSGSRRGFLREPGPWWRGPGPCPPPGPEDAWDEPPWEHQDRRHQRRWGWAGPRSPRPFPGPDGIPWNEEEDRIWAPHDFPPPSWDDREDLQGPQDDFGEGWHMPWPRGPRPFPGHDGIPWNEEEDRIRAPHDFPPPHWNYREEIRGPEDFTEDWYPELQSGPWSEFPKEEQHPPWPPAGPPRRGRGFRGGCPPWDCYPRGGRHCRPPRRTHRELTLVPRMGCPRPSREHKPPFKPSPPVSKPSQAAIKKELPPPDPPQPLESLQGAAERPELPQEPPVGSGEVGKPPEPAGTPPKSPAPDPCAVEPEQVEPEAGQTPVGSQDQDPSALGTGPMAPEENSAETEEHLKVEPCSPTVPEAGTGDGSYSQSPTAPLDPTEREYLASSSSGDVGAELSPHSWGQQCLPSGAGEAEAEAAHDWLLRSLQSPENSQVPPGPPAERGAQPSQACPDPWSTAQPSPGPLCSPGSAETKLVQDGADGQHQLCFTLPTRSPSRTELRSAAVLARKEEIELSYQQFSLTIAVVATMLLQKEPSMEAALGLALRANLRQGRIHHLQELEDFINNYDSATPSH; encoded by the exons ATGGCAGCGTCGGCAAAG CGGATCCTGCACCTCCGGGGGCCCCTTTCCACCCCGGGCCAGGGGCCAGGAGAGCCCTTGGGCAGGATGTTCCCCCcctcaggcagcaggaggggcttcCTCAGAGAG CCTGGCCCGTGGTGGCGTGGACCAGGACCGTGCCCCCCTCCTGGCCCTGAGGACGCCTGGGATGAGCCACCCTGGGAGCACCAGGACAGGAGGCACCAGAGGAGATGGGGCTGG GCTGGTCCCAGGTCTCCCAGACCCTTCCCTGGTCCTGATGGCATCCCTTGGAATGAGGAGGAGGACAGGATATGGGCACCCCATGACTTTCCCCCACCCTCCTGGGATGACAGAGAAGACCTCCAAGGACCCCAGGATGACTTTGGAGAGGGCTGGCACATG CCTTGGCCCAGGGGTCCCAGACCCTTCCCTGGCCATGATGGCATCCCTTGGAATGAGGAGGAGGACAGGATACGGGCACCCCACGACTTTCCCCCTCCGCACTGGAATTACAGAGAAGAGATCCGAGGGCCCGAGGACTTCACAGAGGACTGGTACCCG GAGCTGCAGTCTGGCCCCTGGTCTGAGTTCCCCAAGGAGGAGCAGCACCCACCCTGGCCCCCCGCTGGCCCCCCTCG GAGAGGACGAGGGTTCCGTGGTGGCTGCCCACCCTGGGACTGCTACCCCCGGGGGGGCAGACACTGCCGACCCCCGCGCAGGACCCACCGAGAGCTGACCCTGGTGCCACGGATGGGGTGTCCCAGACCCTCCAGAG AGCACAAACCACCCTTCaagccctctcctcctgtctccAAGCCAAGCCAGGCAGCGATCAAGAAAGAGCTGCCACCCCCTGACCCTCCCCAACCACTCGAGTCCCTCCAGGGTGCTGCAGAGAGGCCGGAGCTGCCACAG GAGCCGCcagtggggagtggggaggtCGGGAAGCCCCCCGAGCCGGCTGGGACCCCTCCAAAGAGCCCGGCCCCTGATCCCTGTGCCGTGGAGCCGGAGCAG GTTGAACCAGAAGCTGGGCAGACACCTGTGGGCAGCCAGGACCAGGACCCCAGTGCTTTGGGAACAGGGCCCATGGCACCAGAGGAGAACTCTGCTGAGACAGAGGAGCACCTCAAG GTAGAGCCGTGCAGTCCAACTGTCCCCGAGGCTGGCACAGGTGATGGGTCATATTCCCAGAGCCCAACAGCCCCTCTGGACCCCACTGAGAGGGAATACCTGGCATCCAGCTCCTCTGGAGACGTGGGTGCCGAGCTCAGCCCACAttcctggggacagcagtgtTTGCCAAGTGGAGCTGGAGAAGCTGAGGCAGAAGCTGCCCATGACTGG CTTCTCAGGAGCCTTCAGTCACCTGAAAACTCTCAGGTCCCACCAGGACCTCCAGCAGAACGtggtgcccagcccagccaggcttGTCCTGAtccctggagcacagcacagccctcgCCGGGGCCCCTgtgctctcctggctctgctgagacAAAGCTGGTACAGGAT GGTGCAGATGgacagcaccagctctgcttcACACTCCCGACACGCTCCCCATCCCGCACGGAGCTCCGCTCCGCCGCCGTCCTTGCCAGGAAGGAGGAGATCGAGCTG TCGTACCAGCAGTTCAGCCTGACCATCGCAGTGGTGGCCACgatgctgctgcagaaggagcCCTCCATGGAGGCGGCCCTGGGGCTGGCACTCAGGGCCAACCTGCGCCAGGGCCGCATCCAtcacctgcaggagctggaggattTCATCAACAACTACGACTCGGCCACCCCCAGCCACTGA
- the LOC139683435 gene encoding basic proline-rich protein-like isoform X1, with protein MAASAKRILHLRGPLSTPGQGPGEPLGRMFPPSGSRRGFLREPGPWWRGPGPCPPPGPEDAWDEPPWEHQDRRHQRRWGWAGPRSPRPFPGPDGIPWNEEEDRIWAPHDFPPPSWDDREDLQGPQDDFGEGWHMPWPRGPRPFPGHDGIPWNEEEDRIRAPHDFPPPHWNYREEIRGPEDFTEDWYPELQSGPWSEFPKEEQHPPWPPAGPPRRGRGFRGGCPPWDCYPRGGRHCRPPRRTHRELTLVPRMGCPRPSREHKPPFKPSPPVSKPSQAAIKKELPPPDPPQPLESLQGAAERPELPQEPPVGSGEVGKPPEPAGTPPKSPAPDPCAVEPEQVTPGTVVEPEAGQTPVGSQDQDPSALGTGPMAPEENSAETEEHLKVEPCSPTVPEAGTGDGSYSQSPTAPLDPTEREYLASSSSGDVGAELSPHSWGQQCLPSGAGEAEAEAAHDWLLRSLQSPENSQVPPGPPAERGAQPSQACPDPWSTAQPSPGPLCSPGSAETKLVQDGADGQHQLCFTLPTRSPSRTELRSAAVLARKEEIELSYQQFSLTIAVVATMLLQKEPSMEAALGLALRANLRQGRIHHLQELEDFINNYDSATPSH; from the exons ATGGCAGCGTCGGCAAAG CGGATCCTGCACCTCCGGGGGCCCCTTTCCACCCCGGGCCAGGGGCCAGGAGAGCCCTTGGGCAGGATGTTCCCCCcctcaggcagcaggaggggcttcCTCAGAGAG CCTGGCCCGTGGTGGCGTGGACCAGGACCGTGCCCCCCTCCTGGCCCTGAGGACGCCTGGGATGAGCCACCCTGGGAGCACCAGGACAGGAGGCACCAGAGGAGATGGGGCTGG GCTGGTCCCAGGTCTCCCAGACCCTTCCCTGGTCCTGATGGCATCCCTTGGAATGAGGAGGAGGACAGGATATGGGCACCCCATGACTTTCCCCCACCCTCCTGGGATGACAGAGAAGACCTCCAAGGACCCCAGGATGACTTTGGAGAGGGCTGGCACATG CCTTGGCCCAGGGGTCCCAGACCCTTCCCTGGCCATGATGGCATCCCTTGGAATGAGGAGGAGGACAGGATACGGGCACCCCACGACTTTCCCCCTCCGCACTGGAATTACAGAGAAGAGATCCGAGGGCCCGAGGACTTCACAGAGGACTGGTACCCG GAGCTGCAGTCTGGCCCCTGGTCTGAGTTCCCCAAGGAGGAGCAGCACCCACCCTGGCCCCCCGCTGGCCCCCCTCG GAGAGGACGAGGGTTCCGTGGTGGCTGCCCACCCTGGGACTGCTACCCCCGGGGGGGCAGACACTGCCGACCCCCGCGCAGGACCCACCGAGAGCTGACCCTGGTGCCACGGATGGGGTGTCCCAGACCCTCCAGAG AGCACAAACCACCCTTCaagccctctcctcctgtctccAAGCCAAGCCAGGCAGCGATCAAGAAAGAGCTGCCACCCCCTGACCCTCCCCAACCACTCGAGTCCCTCCAGGGTGCTGCAGAGAGGCCGGAGCTGCCACAG GAGCCGCcagtggggagtggggaggtCGGGAAGCCCCCCGAGCCGGCTGGGACCCCTCCAAAGAGCCCGGCCCCTGATCCCTGTGCCGTGGAGCCGGAGCAGGTGACACCAGGGACAGTG GTTGAACCAGAAGCTGGGCAGACACCTGTGGGCAGCCAGGACCAGGACCCCAGTGCTTTGGGAACAGGGCCCATGGCACCAGAGGAGAACTCTGCTGAGACAGAGGAGCACCTCAAG GTAGAGCCGTGCAGTCCAACTGTCCCCGAGGCTGGCACAGGTGATGGGTCATATTCCCAGAGCCCAACAGCCCCTCTGGACCCCACTGAGAGGGAATACCTGGCATCCAGCTCCTCTGGAGACGTGGGTGCCGAGCTCAGCCCACAttcctggggacagcagtgtTTGCCAAGTGGAGCTGGAGAAGCTGAGGCAGAAGCTGCCCATGACTGG CTTCTCAGGAGCCTTCAGTCACCTGAAAACTCTCAGGTCCCACCAGGACCTCCAGCAGAACGtggtgcccagcccagccaggcttGTCCTGAtccctggagcacagcacagccctcgCCGGGGCCCCTgtgctctcctggctctgctgagacAAAGCTGGTACAGGAT GGTGCAGATGgacagcaccagctctgcttcACACTCCCGACACGCTCCCCATCCCGCACGGAGCTCCGCTCCGCCGCCGTCCTTGCCAGGAAGGAGGAGATCGAGCTG TCGTACCAGCAGTTCAGCCTGACCATCGCAGTGGTGGCCACgatgctgctgcagaaggagcCCTCCATGGAGGCGGCCCTGGGGCTGGCACTCAGGGCCAACCTGCGCCAGGGCCGCATCCAtcacctgcaggagctggaggattTCATCAACAACTACGACTCGGCCACCCCCAGCCACTGA